The following are encoded together in the Bradyrhizobium genosp. L genome:
- a CDS encoding autotransporter outer membrane beta-barrel domain-containing protein, translated as MPNSIGRGLGARKSKPDNGIRAARVWSIASATIAATWILADSPAFAQTADNPIELLFVGNSFTHGRYPPALNYNAGPGNSTNPGVVHDLLCPSLTASGACSSGPEAVAPVTPTSANTPGGTLPGQLTYLQNHPSSQYSEVGPFSGVAGVFLQFTKEAGLHYDVSLVAVSSATLTGYLSNAGSEAGMLPLIANSKWNQVVMQDQSFRPLPTTVMVNGVAVPTRGNPSGFVSGMTGLVNAIDAADASAGKSNAAITLEQTQPLASYGYTSSNPSAPLFGSSTPAQNGNNPAYAPYVGAANPIAQMASDLHNAYSNAAAAYNAANPTKSNVSVALSGDAWVSAINLGIAVQNPYLANNPANQINLWDSNPLTACCTTPIGYHPSAYGAYLDAMTLFYKITGIDPVLLASEANPNDPAFASSAANALGISASTAQLLAIAAADTVRAGGPVSTYELQVGTIWAPLGGSSGLIKDSSGLVTLLGANTYTGATTIAGGILQVNGSIASSSLTTVNAGAALIGTGTVGNTQVNSSAMFAPGNGTAGSSMTVSGNLAFQSGAIYLVQVGPSAASLAKVTGTATLGGGTVNAFLTSGNLAKQYTILTASGGISGTFATTVTTNLPGTVQSTLSYDANDVFLNLGLNYGASGQLNGNQQAVGNALGAFFNRTGSIPLGFGALTPGNLSQASGESATGSQQTTFDAMTQFMGILTDPFADGRGNVTNPAPGYTEEATANAYAAKKNESNAARDAYAMFTKAPIRDVYDAHWSVWAAGFGGSQTTDGNATLGSSSATSSIAGTAVGADYRFSPFTVAGFALAGGGTSFSVAGAGSGRSDLFQAGAFVRHTIGQAYVTGTLAYGWQDITTDRTIAIAGIDHLRAEFNANTWSGRLEGGYRFVAPWIGGLGITPYAAGQFTSFDLPGYAEQVLSGSGTFALAYGARDVTDTRSELGIRTDKSFAAANSVVTLRGRIAWAHDYNPDRTVAATFQSLPGASFVVGGAAQARDAALTTAGVEQRWTNGFSLAGTFEGEFSNVTQSYAGKVVARYTW; from the coding sequence ATGCCGAACTCAATCGGTCGTGGTCTTGGCGCGCGCAAAAGCAAGCCGGACAACGGCATTCGTGCAGCGCGGGTCTGGTCGATCGCATCCGCGACGATCGCGGCGACGTGGATACTGGCCGACAGTCCCGCTTTTGCGCAGACCGCCGACAATCCGATCGAGCTCCTGTTCGTCGGCAACAGCTTCACGCATGGACGATATCCGCCGGCGCTCAATTACAATGCCGGCCCTGGCAACTCGACGAATCCCGGCGTCGTCCACGATCTGCTCTGCCCATCGCTGACGGCGTCGGGCGCCTGCTCGTCGGGTCCGGAGGCGGTGGCTCCGGTGACGCCGACATCGGCCAACACGCCCGGCGGCACCTTGCCGGGACAGTTGACCTATCTGCAAAACCATCCCTCGTCGCAATATTCGGAGGTCGGGCCATTCTCGGGCGTCGCCGGTGTGTTCCTGCAATTCACCAAGGAAGCCGGTCTGCACTACGACGTTTCGCTGGTGGCCGTCAGCAGCGCCACGCTGACGGGATACCTCTCAAATGCCGGCAGCGAAGCCGGCATGCTTCCGCTGATCGCGAATTCGAAGTGGAATCAGGTCGTGATGCAGGACCAGAGCTTCCGGCCGCTGCCCACGACCGTCATGGTCAATGGCGTGGCGGTGCCGACCCGTGGCAATCCCTCCGGCTTCGTGTCCGGCATGACCGGCCTCGTCAACGCCATCGACGCCGCGGACGCATCGGCCGGCAAGTCGAATGCCGCGATCACCCTGGAGCAGACCCAGCCGCTCGCCTCCTACGGCTATACGAGCAGCAACCCGAGTGCGCCGCTGTTCGGCAGCAGCACGCCGGCGCAGAACGGCAACAATCCAGCCTATGCGCCGTATGTCGGCGCCGCCAATCCGATCGCCCAGATGGCCTCGGATCTGCACAACGCCTACAGCAATGCAGCCGCCGCCTATAACGCCGCGAATCCAACCAAATCGAACGTCAGCGTCGCATTGTCGGGCGACGCCTGGGTCAGCGCGATCAATCTCGGCATCGCGGTTCAGAATCCGTATCTGGCGAACAACCCTGCCAACCAGATCAACCTGTGGGACAGCAATCCGCTCACCGCGTGCTGCACCACGCCGATCGGCTATCATCCGAGCGCCTACGGCGCCTATCTCGATGCCATGACGCTGTTCTACAAGATCACCGGCATCGACCCGGTCCTGCTGGCCTCCGAAGCCAACCCGAACGATCCGGCGTTCGCGTCATCGGCCGCGAATGCATTGGGCATTTCGGCATCGACGGCGCAGCTACTCGCGATCGCGGCCGCCGACACCGTGCGGGCCGGCGGGCCCGTCTCGACCTATGAACTGCAAGTCGGCACCATCTGGGCACCGCTCGGCGGCAGCAGCGGGCTGATCAAGGACAGCTCGGGCCTGGTGACGTTGCTCGGAGCGAACACCTACACCGGCGCCACTACCATCGCCGGCGGCATCCTGCAGGTGAACGGCTCGATCGCGTCGTCCAGTCTCACCACGGTGAACGCCGGTGCCGCGCTGATCGGCACCGGCACCGTCGGCAATACGCAGGTCAACAGTAGTGCGATGTTCGCTCCCGGCAACGGCACGGCGGGATCGTCGATGACGGTCTCCGGCAATCTCGCCTTCCAGTCCGGCGCGATCTATCTGGTCCAGGTCGGCCCGTCCGCGGCTTCGCTAGCGAAGGTCACCGGCACCGCCACGCTCGGCGGCGGCACGGTGAATGCGTTCCTCACCTCCGGCAATCTTGCCAAGCAGTACACCATCCTCACTGCGAGCGGCGGCATCTCCGGGACGTTCGCGACGACAGTGACCACCAACCTTCCCGGAACGGTGCAGAGCACGCTGAGCTACGACGCCAACGACGTCTTCCTCAATCTCGGCCTGAACTATGGCGCGTCCGGGCAGCTCAACGGCAATCAGCAGGCGGTCGGCAATGCGCTCGGCGCCTTCTTCAATCGCACCGGCAGCATTCCGCTCGGCTTCGGCGCGCTGACCCCGGGCAACCTCAGCCAGGCCTCCGGCGAGAGCGCCACCGGCTCGCAGCAGACCACCTTCGACGCGATGACCCAGTTCATGGGAATCCTGACCGATCCGTTCGCCGACGGCAGGGGCAATGTGACCAATCCCGCACCGGGCTACACGGAGGAAGCAACAGCCAACGCCTATGCCGCAAAGAAGAACGAGTCCAACGCGGCGCGTGACGCCTATGCCATGTTCACCAAGGCGCCGATCCGCGATGTCTATGACGCGCATTGGAGCGTGTGGGCGGCAGGCTTCGGCGGCTCGCAGACCACCGACGGCAACGCGACGCTCGGCTCGAGCAGCGCGACGAGCAGCATCGCGGGAACGGCGGTCGGTGCCGATTATCGCTTCTCTCCGTTCACGGTTGCGGGCTTCGCGCTCGCCGGCGGCGGCACCAGCTTCAGCGTCGCGGGCGCCGGCAGCGGTCGGTCCGATCTGTTCCAGGCCGGCGCCTTCGTCCGCCACACGATCGGTCAGGCCTATGTCACCGGCACCCTCGCCTATGGCTGGCAGGACATCACGACCGACCGGACCATCGCCATTGCGGGCATCGACCATCTGCGCGCCGAGTTCAATGCCAATACCTGGTCGGGACGCCTCGAAGGCGGTTATCGCTTCGTCGCGCCGTGGATCGGCGGCCTCGGCATCACGCCCTATGCGGCCGGCCAATTCACCAGCTTCGACCTGCCGGGCTACGCCGAGCAGGTCCTGTCCGGCAGCGGCACCTTCGCACTCGCCTATGGCGCACGTGACGTCACGGATACCCGCAGCGAACTCGGCATCCGCACCGACAAGTCCTTTGCCGCGGCGAATTCGGTCGTCACCTTGCGCGGACGCATTGCCTGGGCGCACGACTACAATCCGGATCGCACGGTCGCCGCCACCTTCCAGTCGTTGCCCGGCGCGTCCTTCGTGGTCGGCGGCGCGGCGCAGGCCCGCGATGCCGCATTGACCACCGCCGGCGTCGAGCAGCGATGGACCAACGGTTTCTCGCTCGCCGGCACCTTCGAGGGAGAATTCTCCAACGTCACCCAGAGCTACGCCGGCAAGGTCGTGGCGCGCTATACCTGGTGA
- a CDS encoding LysR family transcriptional regulator, which translates to MTRAAARLGLQQPPLSQQIHALEKELGAKLFTRLPRGVELTPAGEGFLEEARAVLSGAERAMVRARAAAMGQRGRIAIGLTTSASLHPGVTRMLRAYADGHAAVALELRASSAAGLTEALLRRDVQVAIIRAAVARPADLIFKELTRENMLIALPIDHHLVKRKASGGNAPVPLRALAGERMILVRRHAAPGMYSNVIDACYKAGFEPLVVAEVEQMLISINLVAAGVGISLVPASIREVRQEGIAYCPILDAPSLVAPLTLVYRRDEERPIVTDFIGLTISQGKALKAGRTRKAKGS; encoded by the coding sequence ATGACGCGTGCGGCAGCCCGGCTCGGGTTGCAGCAGCCTCCGCTCAGCCAGCAGATCCACGCACTGGAAAAAGAACTCGGCGCGAAGCTGTTCACGCGCCTGCCGCGTGGTGTCGAGCTGACGCCGGCCGGTGAAGGATTTCTCGAGGAGGCGCGCGCGGTGCTGAGCGGCGCCGAGCGGGCCATGGTGCGCGCCCGCGCGGCCGCCATGGGCCAGCGCGGCCGGATCGCGATCGGCCTGACCACCTCGGCTTCGCTGCATCCGGGCGTGACGCGGATGTTGCGCGCCTATGCCGACGGTCATGCCGCCGTCGCGCTCGAGTTGCGCGCGAGCAGCGCCGCCGGCCTGACCGAAGCGCTGCTGCGCCGGGACGTGCAGGTCGCCATCATTCGCGCGGCCGTCGCGCGACCGGCGGATTTGATCTTCAAGGAGCTGACCCGGGAGAACATGCTGATCGCGCTGCCGATCGATCATCACCTCGTCAAACGCAAGGCATCGGGCGGCAACGCACCGGTGCCGCTGCGGGCGCTGGCCGGCGAGCGCATGATCCTGGTGCGCCGCCACGCCGCTCCCGGCATGTACAGCAACGTGATCGATGCCTGCTACAAAGCGGGCTTCGAGCCGCTCGTCGTCGCCGAGGTCGAGCAGATGCTGATCAGCATCAACCTGGTCGCGGCCGGTGTCGGCATTTCGCTGGTCCCGGCCTCGATCCGGGAGGTCCGGCAGGAAGGCATCGCCTATTGTCCGATCCTGGATGCGCCGTCGCTGGTTGCACCGCTGACCCTGGTCTACAGGCGAGACGAAGAGCGTCCCATCGTCACCGATTTCATCGGGCTCACGATCAGCCAGGGCAAGGCGCTCAAGGCAGGCCGCACCAGAAAGGCGAAAGGGTCTTAA
- the dcuC gene encoding C4-dicarboxylate transporter DcuC — protein MPPICRPRITTAASLRAFCRNRSTHKEQILIGLLIGIAIVAVAAAMIVRNYQPQTVLLLAGLILLASAAILFPEQFALHHKAKSSGWTGFDVFAVVKDSLVAQLSGIGLIIMAAAAFADYMDHIGATAAMVRLCIKPLQAIKAPHLVVALSYVLGQCLHIAIPSAAGLAMLLLVTFFPMMVSLGVSKPAAAATIALCSFMDLGPAVGTANLAAKTAGLAPTIYFVQYQLPVVAWVVPVVAILIFVTCRSFDGKSDVSVAEATSEAAQGAEIRSDAPNLYALLPLVPIALILLFSPLLVKDISIDVVTAMVIGAVVGLACELCIKRDVRGVLKGFQVFFNGIGSSFASVVSLLVCADVFAQGVEAIGAVDFLIASARNAGFGVDTMSVVMTLIVAVTAVITGSGVAAFFAFSGLAPGIATKFGVSAVTMLLPMQLVAAMGRAISPVSGVIVAVSKAGECAPFDIVRRTVIPALGGMITMMVVNYLRNG, from the coding sequence ATGCCCCCTATTTGCAGGCCCCGGATTACTACAGCGGCCTCATTGCGGGCTTTCTGTCGGAACCGCAGCACGCATAAGGAGCAGATCTTGATCGGCCTCCTGATCGGCATTGCCATCGTTGCCGTCGCCGCGGCGATGATCGTGCGGAATTATCAGCCGCAGACCGTCCTGCTGCTGGCCGGGCTGATCCTGCTGGCATCGGCCGCGATCCTGTTTCCCGAACAATTCGCGCTGCATCACAAGGCCAAATCGAGCGGATGGACCGGGTTCGACGTCTTTGCCGTCGTCAAGGACTCCCTTGTCGCGCAGCTCAGCGGGATCGGGCTGATCATCATGGCCGCCGCCGCGTTCGCCGACTACATGGATCATATCGGCGCCACCGCCGCGATGGTGCGGCTATGCATCAAGCCGTTGCAGGCGATCAAGGCGCCACATCTCGTGGTGGCGCTGAGCTATGTTCTCGGCCAATGCCTTCACATCGCCATTCCGAGCGCTGCCGGGCTCGCGATGCTGCTCTTGGTGACCTTCTTTCCGATGATGGTCTCGCTCGGCGTCAGCAAGCCTGCCGCCGCGGCCACGATTGCGCTGTGTTCGTTCATGGATCTCGGACCGGCGGTCGGAACGGCAAATCTCGCCGCCAAGACCGCCGGGCTCGCGCCGACAATCTATTTTGTGCAGTACCAGCTTCCGGTCGTCGCGTGGGTCGTGCCGGTCGTCGCGATCCTGATCTTCGTCACATGCCGCTCCTTCGACGGCAAAAGCGACGTCTCCGTCGCGGAGGCAACATCCGAGGCAGCGCAGGGCGCGGAGATCCGAAGCGATGCGCCCAACCTCTATGCGTTGCTGCCGCTGGTTCCGATCGCGCTGATTCTGCTGTTCAGCCCACTGCTCGTGAAGGACATCAGCATCGACGTCGTCACCGCAATGGTGATCGGCGCGGTGGTCGGCCTCGCCTGCGAGCTTTGCATCAAGCGCGACGTCCGCGGCGTCCTGAAGGGTTTTCAGGTCTTCTTCAACGGCATCGGCTCGAGTTTCGCCAGCGTCGTTTCGCTGTTGGTCTGCGCCGATGTCTTCGCGCAGGGCGTCGAGGCGATCGGCGCGGTGGACTTCTTGATCGCGTCCGCGCGCAACGCCGGCTTCGGCGTCGATACGATGTCCGTGGTCATGACGTTGATCGTGGCGGTGACCGCCGTGATCACCGGGTCGGGCGTCGCGGCGTTCTTTGCATTCTCGGGCCTCGCGCCCGGTATCGCGACCAAGTTCGGGGTCAGCGCGGTCACGATGCTGCTGCCGATGCAACTGGTTGCGGCGATGGGGCGGGCCATTTCCCCGGTGTCCGGGGTCATCGTGGCGGTCAGCAAGGCCGGCGAATGCGCGCCGTTCGATATCGTCAGGCGCACCGTGATCCCGGCCCTCGGCGGGATGATCACGATGATGGTCGTCAACTATCTCCGCAATGGTTGA
- a CDS encoding alpha/beta fold hydrolase, which produces MTSATAVSVPAPPPLQLASLSDGPLSFRSQGDGEAVVFLHGLLGSSKSWAFQFAQLSQNYRVIAWDAPGFGQSALVDASIDAYVEALREFVAYVCGPTISLVGHSMGGTVATRFAAWFPERVSRLVLSCSHAGYGEPETAPMPEKFENRMREFHAIGPAAYGVNRARDLLPASVPVSVFGHAAEIASEINPEGLRRATRMLQRADNRPLLPTLNMPVLILTGEMDTDVRPNLKADLLRLTHASRHVEMPGLGHAPYLQAPDYYSGLIAGFLSEPQHA; this is translated from the coding sequence GTGACCAGCGCCACCGCAGTCTCCGTCCCTGCGCCTCCGCCGCTGCAACTGGCTTCGCTTTCGGATGGCCCGTTATCGTTCCGTTCGCAGGGCGACGGCGAGGCCGTCGTGTTCCTGCACGGTCTGCTCGGCAGCTCGAAAAGCTGGGCGTTCCAGTTTGCGCAGCTCTCGCAGAATTACCGCGTGATCGCCTGGGATGCTCCGGGGTTCGGACAGTCCGCGCTGGTCGACGCCTCGATCGATGCATATGTCGAAGCGTTGCGCGAATTCGTCGCCTATGTCTGCGGTCCCACCATCTCGCTGGTCGGGCATTCCATGGGCGGAACGGTTGCTACACGCTTTGCCGCATGGTTTCCGGAGCGCGTCTCGCGTCTCGTGCTGTCGTGCTCGCATGCCGGTTACGGCGAGCCTGAAACCGCACCGATGCCCGAGAAATTCGAGAACCGGATGCGCGAGTTTCATGCGATCGGTCCGGCAGCCTATGGCGTCAACCGCGCGCGCGATCTGCTGCCCGCCTCCGTCCCCGTCAGCGTATTCGGTCATGCCGCGGAGATCGCCTCGGAGATCAATCCGGAAGGCCTGCGTCGTGCGACGCGGATGTTGCAGCGCGCGGACAACCGGCCATTGTTGCCCACGCTGAACATGCCGGTCCTGATCCTGACCGGCGAAATGGACACCGATGTCAGGCCGAACCTGAAGGCGGACCTGCTCCGGCTGACACACGCGAGCCGGCACGTCGAAATGCCGGGCCTCGGCCATGCCCCCTATTTGCAGGCCCCGGATTACTACAGCGGCCTCATTGCGGGCTTTCTGTCGGAACCGCAGCACGCATAA
- a CDS encoding MarR family winged helix-turn-helix transcriptional regulator, with protein sequence MNERKSTDKLQDAAERLAWEIVSTSTRLDELRGIWAKMIGITGPQWMIMMVLANAEDRAVGLPVGAVSRALRVDQSFVVTQSKLLEKKNLLRRKTSTEDARVVNLSLTDHAHKQMASLSSQRRELNEFVYADLDLKELLQLTGKMNAIKTRLEKAILRISVDL encoded by the coding sequence ATGAACGAGCGCAAATCGACCGACAAGCTGCAGGATGCGGCCGAGCGACTGGCCTGGGAGATCGTGTCGACCTCCACCCGCCTCGACGAGTTGCGCGGCATCTGGGCCAAGATGATTGGAATCACCGGCCCGCAATGGATGATCATGATGGTTCTGGCGAACGCCGAGGACCGCGCCGTCGGCCTGCCCGTCGGGGCCGTGTCGCGGGCCCTGCGCGTCGATCAGTCGTTCGTGGTGACGCAATCGAAATTGCTCGAGAAGAAGAATCTTCTGCGCCGGAAAACCTCCACCGAGGATGCCCGCGTCGTGAACCTGTCGCTGACCGACCACGCGCACAAGCAGATGGCGAGCCTGTCCTCGCAGCGCAGGGAGCTGAACGAGTTCGTCTATGCGGACCTCGATCTCAAGGAGCTGCTCCAGCTGACCGGCAAGATGAACGCGATCAAGACCCGCCTGGAAAAGGCGATCTTGAGAATCTCGGTCGATCTTTGA
- a CDS encoding porin encodes MKMVKGLLFGSAATLIAVGGAQAADLPVKAKAVEYVKVCSLYGPGFYYIPGTDTCIKLGGYLRVDVLANTNSDATGNTSGAAGANNRFTNGYTWRSREDLNVDTRTQTEYGVVRTYFDATFSWTTDSYGANNAAAGATVYSPLGGGGTVAPGSAGANAGAGNVAYGTVGVYYAFIQFAGFTIGKAVSQFSAPWANYPGNSVDSLVGGGGTITGVNQFTYTAQFGNGVSLSLSAQDQAAYYQAGVNNISAGGAWGTSDYAGTISPDLVASLRVDQAWGLFQASFAAHDNHAAYYGATEVTGHPDDKWGWAGQLALSIKNIPTGPGDTINVQGVYTDGATRYNIQDLAASAGGNTIFGGTNLPGAYQSVGFGIAPDSVFIAGGQQQLVQTWGFRGAYVHNWNPNWNTSIYGAYAGISYTGTAKSYICGPTGSGVGGSFGATFGTAGLTSCNPDYNISQIGTQTQWTPVKNLTFSADLTYTHLDQKFAGTITSASGAVGKPAAVYELKDQDTVTLLLRAQRNW; translated from the coding sequence ATGAAGATGGTTAAGGGCCTTTTGTTCGGCTCTGCGGCGACGCTCATCGCGGTCGGCGGAGCCCAGGCGGCCGACCTTCCCGTCAAGGCCAAGGCGGTCGAATACGTGAAGGTTTGCTCGCTCTATGGTCCCGGCTTCTACTACATTCCGGGCACCGACACCTGCATCAAGCTGGGCGGCTATTTGCGCGTTGACGTGCTGGCGAACACCAACTCGGACGCGACCGGCAACACCTCGGGCGCTGCCGGCGCCAACAATCGCTTCACCAACGGTTACACCTGGCGTTCGCGTGAAGACCTGAACGTCGATACGCGCACCCAGACCGAATACGGTGTGGTCCGTACCTATTTCGACGCGACGTTCTCGTGGACGACGGATAGCTACGGCGCGAACAACGCGGCCGCCGGCGCGACCGTCTATTCGCCGCTCGGTGGCGGTGGCACGGTCGCCCCGGGCTCTGCGGGCGCCAACGCCGGTGCCGGCAACGTCGCTTACGGCACGGTCGGCGTGTACTACGCCTTCATCCAGTTCGCCGGTTTCACGATCGGTAAAGCGGTCTCGCAGTTCTCCGCTCCGTGGGCCAACTATCCGGGCAACAGCGTCGACAGCCTCGTCGGCGGCGGCGGCACGATCACGGGCGTGAACCAGTTCACCTATACCGCGCAGTTCGGCAACGGCGTGTCGCTCTCTCTGTCGGCTCAGGATCAGGCGGCCTACTACCAGGCCGGCGTGAACAACATCAGCGCCGGTGGTGCGTGGGGCACCAGCGACTATGCCGGCACGATCTCGCCGGACCTCGTCGCAAGTCTCCGTGTCGACCAGGCCTGGGGTCTGTTCCAGGCGTCGTTCGCGGCGCATGACAACCACGCGGCCTATTACGGCGCCACCGAAGTCACCGGTCATCCGGACGACAAGTGGGGCTGGGCCGGTCAGCTGGCCCTGTCGATCAAGAACATCCCGACCGGACCTGGCGACACCATCAACGTGCAGGGCGTCTACACCGACGGTGCGACGCGCTACAACATCCAGGATCTCGCTGCCTCGGCCGGCGGCAACACCATCTTCGGCGGCACCAACCTGCCTGGCGCCTACCAGAGCGTCGGGTTCGGCATCGCGCCGGACAGCGTGTTCATCGCCGGTGGCCAGCAGCAGCTGGTGCAGACCTGGGGCTTCCGTGGTGCTTACGTCCACAACTGGAATCCGAACTGGAACACCAGCATCTACGGTGCCTATGCCGGGATCTCCTACACCGGCACGGCCAAGTCCTACATCTGCGGTCCGACCGGCTCCGGCGTGGGTGGTTCGTTCGGCGCAACCTTCGGGACGGCCGGCCTGACCTCCTGCAACCCGGACTACAACATCTCGCAGATCGGTACCCAGACCCAGTGGACCCCGGTCAAGAACCTGACCTTCTCGGCTGACTTGACCTATACCCACCTGGATCAGAAGTTCGCCGGCACCATCACTTCCGCCAGCGGCGCGGTCGGCAAACCGGCTGCCGTGTACGAGCTGAAGGACCAGGATACGGTCACCCTGCTGCTCCGCGCTCAGCGCAACTGGTAA
- a CDS encoding MarR family winged helix-turn-helix transcriptional regulator, protein MQYTILTTIRHLEARGDVFLVTVAEHLRLTSAGVTKTIQHLTELGLVEKAEDLGDRRRTRLTVTPRGRELLDSLAPMQSKINNVWLDCMNDTEFSLFLDLAERFVRSSDRALALQNYLAKNADAVPL, encoded by the coding sequence ATGCAGTACACGATCTTGACGACGATTCGTCATCTCGAGGCGAGAGGTGACGTCTTCCTCGTGACCGTCGCCGAGCACCTCCGTTTGACGAGCGCGGGCGTCACGAAAACGATCCAGCACCTGACCGAACTTGGATTGGTCGAGAAGGCCGAAGACCTCGGGGATCGGCGCCGTACCAGGCTGACCGTCACGCCCCGCGGCCGTGAGCTCCTGGACTCGCTCGCGCCCATGCAATCGAAGATCAACAACGTCTGGCTCGACTGCATGAACGACACGGAGTTCTCGCTGTTCCTCGACCTTGCCGAACGCTTCGTCAGGTCCAGCGATCGAGCACTGGCACTGCAGAACTACCTGGCGAAGAATGCCGACGCCGTTCCGCTCTAG
- a CDS encoding alpha/beta hydrolase: protein MHGQCGARGASSSSVEFDDKGWPFWPDREDLSAEFVRVLAAAQEGGATVSECWLTLSRIDLCSESSWSEEWIKTAELNEERAEQSHANGNLITARRNWLRAITYFHAAARPPGSSSNLLQYAVDGMRRCASSFLKSRVPEGQVLSIPWTDDVSLQAYYLPSSFRDNGPVIVCVGEPGSYKEELIAKYANHANERGLSLLTVDMLGTETTLPPEPLEGRKFEAAMSQILDYLAEKPGVDSTRIAIVADAWSSSVVARAAASDARFAAAVCDAGIWDAHERSFFFRHAGHRRSTCLDEPNAISRGIDCPLLVTAAEGGWLLPNALIEFGNQLANIHHDARLVMFRRAETAAMQGHIDNPTLANELIFDWLEDRLRLRKGLS from the coding sequence ATGCATGGTCAATGTGGGGCGCGGGGCGCCTCGTCAAGCAGCGTCGAGTTCGATGACAAAGGCTGGCCGTTCTGGCCGGATCGCGAGGATTTGTCGGCGGAGTTCGTCAGGGTCCTGGCCGCCGCGCAAGAGGGCGGCGCAACGGTTTCCGAATGCTGGCTGACGTTGAGCAGGATCGACCTTTGCTCGGAGAGCTCCTGGTCCGAGGAGTGGATCAAGACCGCCGAGCTGAACGAAGAGAGGGCTGAGCAGTCCCACGCCAACGGCAACTTGATCACCGCGCGTCGGAATTGGCTCCGGGCAATCACCTATTTTCACGCAGCCGCAAGGCCGCCTGGATCTTCCAGCAACCTCCTGCAATACGCCGTCGACGGCATGCGGCGATGCGCAAGCAGCTTCTTGAAGAGCCGGGTTCCGGAAGGCCAGGTGCTTTCGATTCCCTGGACGGACGACGTCTCGCTGCAAGCGTACTATTTGCCGTCCTCGTTTCGCGATAATGGGCCCGTGATCGTATGCGTCGGCGAGCCCGGTTCGTACAAGGAAGAACTGATCGCGAAGTACGCCAATCATGCGAACGAACGCGGTCTCTCGCTTCTGACGGTGGACATGCTGGGCACTGAGACGACTTTGCCGCCGGAGCCGCTCGAGGGCCGGAAGTTCGAAGCCGCCATGAGCCAGATCCTCGATTATCTGGCGGAGAAGCCCGGCGTCGACAGCACCCGGATTGCCATCGTCGCAGATGCGTGGAGTTCATCTGTGGTCGCTCGCGCGGCGGCAAGCGACGCCCGATTCGCCGCGGCCGTTTGCGACGCGGGAATCTGGGATGCGCATGAGAGAAGCTTCTTCTTCCGGCACGCCGGCCATCGGCGCAGCACGTGCCTCGACGAGCCCAACGCGATTTCACGCGGTATCGATTGCCCGTTGCTTGTCACGGCGGCTGAAGGCGGCTGGCTGCTTCCAAACGCCCTGATCGAATTCGGCAATCAGCTCGCCAATATCCATCATGATGCGAGATTGGTCATGTTCCGGCGTGCCGAGACGGCGGCGATGCAGGGGCATATCGATAACCCGACCCTGGCCAATGAATTGATATTCGACTGGCTCGAAGACCGGCTCCGGTTGAGGAAGGGACTGTCCTGA